GTCTTTGAGCCTGGATGTCAGATCTTCAATTACCTGCTGCTGTCGTTCTACTTGTTCTTGGAGGTAATGAACTCGATAGACTTGACCTGCTAGGGCTTCATTCTTGCGCTTCAGTTCTTGGTTCTCCCGCTCTAACTGTTGAATTCTATCTTTGAGGCGAGCGATGACTTTAGCCCCAGCAGATGAATTTGGTTTGCTGACGGGGGCGGTAGGGAAAGACCTCTGTTGGTTTCTCTCCTCGGCTACGCGCCGCTTAATTTCAGGGTACTTGTAGAGGTAGGAAACGCTGACGTTAGCCTCTTTAGCGACGGTGGTGAAGTTAATTTTGGCATTTATCTTTTGCAAGCGTTCGATAGCTCTGTTCACCCGCTCGGCAGCATCTTCTTTGCGGGCTGACTGCACCTGTTTGAGATTGTTGATTCTCGCTTCCTTGAGGTCGTCGCTCATGCTACCTCCTGCTGTAGACCTGCAATAATATCGTCCAGTCGGTCGGCTTGAGTGCTGAATTGTTCTACCAGCACTTCCTGTCCGGCTGACATGGCTTTAGCTTGCTTGGCACGCAGTTCGTCGCGGGTTTTGAGGTACTGGGGAAGCTTATCCAAGGTCGCTACGAAAGACTGACAAGTATAGCAGGCTCGGAACTTGTGACAGTCTTGGTCGAGAGGCAATCCGCAATAGCCATAAATGGGGGTGTTGATGTGAGTACTGCTGAGTTCGAGTTTGTGGGCAGTGGGATTCTCCCAGAAAGATTTAGGGAAGGATTCGTAAAGTACTCGATGACCGTTACTATTGACTAATGCCTTTTGGATGTGTCCGGCTTCCCGTTCCATCAGTTCGCAACTAACTTGGGTGTAGTAGGTGCTGGTGGTGGCCAAGTGTTTGTGTCCAGCCCAAGCACTAACTACGGCTAAATCGTGTCCCTGCTCGAATAGTTGGGTTAAACGAGTAGGTCGAAGTAGGTTTTCATGAAACTTGGCAGGTTGACCATTTTCATCCTTAATATCCAGGGCTATAATTAAAGTCCTAATGCTCGTTAGCAATGGATTAGCATTGTGGACTGGAAGGACTGTCTTGACAGCTTCCAGCTTAGGCATAAGTGGGTCTGTAAAAGATAATCCTTGATAGTGGCAGAATAAGTACTTCCAGCTATCACCCCATAGGTTTTTAATGTATTCCTGTTGTTCTTGTACGACCTTAGCAATAGTTCTACTAATCGGTATTTCATGTTGGTTTTTGCCTTTTTTTCGTCTCCAAACTATTTTCCAATGTTGCCCTTCTCGGACAAGACAATCTTGATTGAGAAGTGCCAATTCGCTGGGACGCATGGCGGCAAAATAACAAATCAGCCACATTCGAGCAATAGGATCTGGTAGCAAATGCAAATTTTCTTCTATTTGTTTTCTAACAGTGTTAGAAATTGGGTCGGGATTACCATAATGTCTTTTGGGATAGTCAGCATCACGAATGATATCTTGATTGATATTAAACCAGCCTTGAATAGTGCCTACTGTGAA
This genomic stretch from Merismopedia glauca CCAP 1448/3 harbors:
- a CDS encoding DUF6262 family protein, with protein sequence MSDDLKEARINNLKQVQSARKEDAAERVNRAIERLQKINAKINFTTVAKEANVSVSYLYKYPEIKRRVAEERNQQRSFPTAPVSKPNSSAGAKVIARLKDRIQQLERENQELKRKNEALAGQVYRVHYLQEQVERQQQVIEDLTSRLKDQQSATKVTSITSKRKATVCDQIQSELESLGIELNPNLAKTIKGASESTVRDAIAAFKEQLTKKDIPNPGGWLNQAIKEGWTKPEPISQTFPTPVTPASQVVTASPQPDKELVSIDKLGQLSAIFKQKDE
- a CDS encoding tyrosine-type recombinase/integrase — encoded protein: MKFACPKCQKNTLESLDLCSRSRYLNLKLKDEYINWGRDYHGEFVCPECNAEGMTVRGINKTTLKRLFFCPSCKKSQYQSRTIDEIKMIKDPINSDIAWYTNHRINDFICPNCQDRNIYICQIDNMKKRFKCRTCKKTQCDSVSLLNNIVFRFNQNSLPVETYKWENDKWDLRAINPNFDDRDRRHYHVNFGVFKLYWFKCVIKEYVYYLCKLGTAFATIQNYLYCLKPFSIYLNKSHVSGFDEINRDLFLDYIVSENRSITQKLVAARKFFTVGTIQGWFNINQDIIRDADYPKRHYGNPDPISNTVRKQIEENLHLLPDPIARMWLICYFAAMRPSELALLNQDCLVREGQHWKIVWRRKKGKNQHEIPISRTIAKVVQEQQEYIKNLWGDSWKYLFCHYQGLSFTDPLMPKLEAVKTVLPVHNANPLLTSIRTLIIALDIKDENGQPAKFHENLLRPTRLTQLFEQGHDLAVVSAWAGHKHLATTSTYYTQVSCELMEREAGHIQKALVNSNGHRVLYESFPKSFWENPTAHKLELSSTHINTPIYGYCGLPLDQDCHKFRACYTCQSFVATLDKLPQYLKTRDELRAKQAKAMSAGQEVLVEQFSTQADRLDDIIAGLQQEVA